A part of Bacillota bacterium genomic DNA contains:
- a CDS encoding ABC transporter ATP-binding protein yields MEKVVRVSNLTVRYPGNAAPALNSVDLALEAGECMVVSGPSGCGKSTLALCLAGFIPHAIDADVTGSVRVAGLDPAQTSVYHLAEFVGLVQQDPEAQFCTMRVDDEVAFGPENLMCAPDEIARRVTWALEAAGASHLRGRRLAELSGGEKQRVALAAVLAMRPSVLILDEPTAHLDPRATGALVRLLGEMQSQLGLGIIILEHRPERFFGIANRVVRLSEGAVAFDGPPRELAGPGRWGNPACLSCGDTASGRRSPGGGGLLARRTGRAAVAEKGGEEDAEEDAEGPCPWTSHPSSVRAPVLGGVQGRPQGRDAQCLAHDGGDDAQGAPSPRPGAGPASGTGAGPGTGAGVGPGSGPGQGDARQDTGLGTPGPPLLQVCSLTQRYGNKIVLQDVDLEVRSGEIVGVMGDNGSGKTTLLLSIMGILRPVSGRVMLEGEDITNVPVSARARRIGMVFQNPNHQLFTDQVWREVVAGPLSRGVPEAACRPAAEALLDRFDLLALRASHPLTLSYGQKRRLNLAAIMVSEPSLLLLDEPFVGQDAPRARDLARLLNDLACSGKGILLVGHEPSIMAQCCDRLIFMDGGRIVVDAPAREAFADFERMGLCDYVPRAWA; encoded by the coding sequence ATGGAGAAGGTTGTCAGAGTCTCGAACCTAACTGTCCGGTACCCAGGGAACGCCGCACCGGCACTGAATAGCGTCGACCTAGCGCTCGAGGCCGGTGAATGCATGGTCGTGAGCGGTCCGAGTGGCTGTGGCAAGTCCACGCTCGCACTGTGCCTTGCGGGCTTCATACCGCACGCCATCGACGCGGACGTGACCGGCTCCGTGCGTGTGGCCGGTCTCGATCCAGCGCAGACCAGCGTTTATCATCTTGCCGAGTTCGTTGGTTTGGTGCAGCAGGACCCAGAGGCCCAGTTCTGCACCATGCGTGTGGACGACGAAGTAGCCTTCGGGCCGGAGAACCTGATGTGCGCGCCTGATGAAATTGCTCGCCGCGTGACGTGGGCGCTTGAGGCCGCGGGCGCATCTCACCTTCGCGGGCGCAGGCTCGCGGAGCTATCCGGGGGCGAAAAGCAGCGCGTCGCCCTCGCGGCCGTGCTCGCCATGCGTCCCAGCGTGCTTATTCTTGACGAGCCCACCGCCCACCTCGACCCGAGGGCCACCGGGGCGCTCGTGCGCCTCCTCGGGGAGATGCAGTCGCAGCTCGGCCTGGGGATCATCATCCTGGAACATAGGCCGGAGCGGTTTTTCGGCATCGCCAACCGGGTGGTGCGGTTATCCGAGGGCGCCGTCGCTTTCGACGGCCCGCCGCGCGAGCTCGCCGGGCCCGGGCGATGGGGTAACCCCGCGTGCCTCTCATGCGGCGACACTGCATCTGGCAGAAGGTCGCCAGGTGGCGGCGGGCTCCTCGCTCGGCGTACTGGACGCGCCGCGGTCGCCGAGAAGGGCGGCGAAGAAGACGCCGAAGAAGACGCCGAAGGACCGTGCCCCTGGACCAGCCACCCCTCGTCGGTTCGCGCTCCGGTTCTGGGCGGCGTTCAGGGCCGCCCGCAAGGCCGCGACGCGCAATGCCTCGCGCACGACGGCGGCGACGATGCGCAGGGCGCACCAAGCCCGCGCCCAGGTGCGGGCCCGGCCTCAGGCACAGGCGCAGGCCCAGGCACAGGCGCAGGTGTAGGCCCAGGCTCCGGGCCAGGCCAAGGGGACGCGCGGCAAGACACGGGACTTGGCACGCCTGGCCCGCCTCTCCTGCAGGTGTGCAGCCTCACCCAGAGATACGGGAACAAGATCGTCCTCCAGGATGTGGACCTGGAGGTCCGGAGCGGCGAGATCGTCGGAGTGATGGGCGACAACGGGAGCGGCAAGACGACCTTGCTCCTCAGCATAATGGGGATCCTCCGGCCCGTTTCCGGGAGGGTCATGCTGGAGGGCGAGGACATCACGAACGTCCCGGTCTCGGCGCGCGCGAGGCGGATCGGGATGGTGTTCCAGAACCCCAACCACCAGCTTTTTACCGACCAAGTCTGGCGCGAGGTGGTCGCGGGGCCGCTCAGTCGTGGGGTGCCGGAGGCGGCGTGCCGTCCCGCGGCCGAGGCGCTTCTCGACCGGTTTGACCTCCTCGCGCTTCGCGCGAGCCACCCGTTGACCCTTAGCTACGGGCAGAAGCGCAGGCTGAACCTGGCGGCGATCATGGTGAGCGAACCTAGCTTGCTGCTACTCGACGAGCCGTTCGTAGGACAGGATGCCCCGCGGGCGCGGGACTTGGCGCGCCTCCTCAATGACCTGGCGTGCTCGGGCAAGGGCATCCTCTTGGTGGGGCACGAGCCGAGCATCATGGCACAGTGTTGCGACCGCTTGATTTTCATGGACGGCGGGCGGATCGTGGTGGACGCGCCTGCGCGGGAAGCGTTTGCTGATTTCGAGAGGATGGGCTTGTGTGACTACGTGCCAAGGGCGTGGGCTTAG
- a CDS encoding energy-coupling factor transporter transmembrane protein EcfT, translating to MTTCQGRGLSRLNPLANLTLLVSFCVLAICAQSPAQAGILFAAVLAGHVASRIPPSILWRRVRGIVIFALVLFLSQLFLASGGEVAWGARAASGIQMSLRFLNIVLASHLFVSTTSAEDLAYTLMRLGLPYRYGFTLLIAMRFVPYFRLQSNTVLQAQMVRGIGVDRPSLRGIWCMARYTLVPLVVTALGKVESLAISMEGRCFGLHPRRTFLRTVPFRPADAVVMAAAIAAAAAAATATLLTR from the coding sequence GTGACTACGTGCCAAGGGCGTGGGCTTAGTAGGCTCAACCCGCTCGCCAATCTGACGCTACTGGTCTCCTTCTGCGTGCTCGCCATTTGCGCGCAAAGCCCTGCACAAGCAGGAATTCTATTTGCGGCGGTCCTCGCCGGCCATGTGGCGAGCCGAATCCCGCCTTCGATCCTGTGGCGCAGAGTGCGCGGGATAGTTATCTTTGCGCTCGTGCTTTTCCTCAGCCAGCTCTTCCTCGCAAGCGGCGGAGAGGTGGCGTGGGGCGCCCGCGCTGCAAGCGGGATCCAGATGTCCCTGCGCTTCCTCAACATCGTCCTAGCGAGCCACTTATTCGTTAGCACAACCTCAGCGGAGGATCTCGCCTATACCCTCATGCGGCTGGGGCTTCCTTATCGGTATGGATTTACCCTCCTCATCGCCATGCGCTTCGTCCCCTATTTCCGGCTGCAATCGAACACGGTGTTGCAGGCCCAAATGGTGCGCGGCATCGGCGTGGACCGCCCGTCCCTTAGGGGCATTTGGTGCATGGCCAGGTACACGTTGGTTCCGCTTGTCGTGACTGCGCTCGGCAAAGTGGAGAGCCTGGCCATCTCCATGGAGGGCCGCTGTTTCGGCCTGCACCCACGACGGACGTTCCTCCGCACCGTGCCGTTCCGCCCGGCCGATGCCGTCGTCATGGCAGCGGCCATCGCGGCCGCCGCGGCTGCAGCCACAGCCACGCTGCTCACCAGATGA
- a CDS encoding DUF362 domain-containing protein, whose product MPWMRTGGITLKIKVALATCRSYSQDNVSHAVRLATDLLGGVEAFLPRPRDGFVVVKPNMLSPYQPERAVTTHPAVVGAVLDLFKQAGAKVVVGDSPGHGSVSGVAAKCGIAAVCREAGVDLVSFDDGVARKHPAGRVCKEFVLARPIVDASAVINIGKMKTHGFMTFTGAVKNLFGCIPGAEKLRMHLRYNDPRAFSLMLLDLAGLVKPRLSILDAVVAMDGDGPSHGRPRHIGAILASEDPVALDVVALRLAGVDPMRVPYLRAAREVSAGSTRPEEIEVVGAPPEEFHVTGFALPPAARATSGIFTVVRAVRKHVTAIPWVDAAKCVACGVCAESCPPGAITVGSAGTAAGTAAIARGTAMIDRHRCIRCFCCHEMCPEGAISLRRGVIASIADRALEWL is encoded by the coding sequence TTGCCATGGATGCGGACTGGAGGGATCACGCTGAAGATCAAGGTTGCTCTGGCTACATGCAGGTCATATTCGCAGGACAATGTCTCCCACGCGGTTAGGTTGGCCACTGACCTCCTCGGCGGCGTCGAGGCGTTCTTGCCCCGTCCGCGTGACGGGTTTGTGGTTGTCAAACCGAATATGCTCTCGCCCTACCAGCCCGAGAGGGCGGTGACGACCCATCCCGCTGTCGTAGGCGCCGTTCTCGATTTGTTCAAGCAGGCCGGGGCCAAGGTCGTGGTGGGAGACAGCCCCGGACACGGCAGCGTGTCCGGCGTCGCGGCGAAGTGCGGGATAGCCGCGGTCTGCCGTGAAGCGGGCGTGGACCTCGTGTCCTTCGACGACGGGGTCGCGCGCAAGCACCCGGCCGGCCGGGTATGCAAGGAGTTCGTCCTTGCCCGGCCGATCGTTGACGCCTCGGCCGTCATCAACATCGGCAAGATGAAGACCCATGGGTTCATGACGTTCACGGGCGCCGTGAAGAACCTCTTCGGGTGCATCCCAGGGGCCGAGAAACTGCGCATGCATCTGAGGTACAACGATCCCCGCGCCTTTTCCCTGATGTTGTTGGACCTTGCCGGCCTCGTGAAGCCCCGCCTGTCGATCCTCGACGCGGTCGTAGCCATGGACGGCGACGGACCTTCGCACGGGCGGCCGAGGCACATCGGAGCCATACTGGCGTCGGAGGACCCGGTTGCCTTGGATGTCGTGGCCCTTCGGCTCGCCGGGGTGGACCCCATGCGCGTGCCGTACCTGCGCGCGGCGCGGGAGGTTAGCGCTGGCAGCACGCGGCCTGAAGAGATAGAAGTGGTGGGGGCGCCCCCGGAAGAGTTCCACGTGACGGGCTTCGCCTTGCCGCCCGCGGCGCGAGCCACTTCGGGCATATTCACGGTTGTCAGGGCTGTCCGTAAGCACGTCACCGCAATCCCCTGGGTGGACGCTGCGAAGTGCGTCGCGTGCGGGGTGTGCGCAGAGTCGTGCCCGCCCGGCGCCATCACTGTGGGTTCCGCGGGGACGGCGGCGGGGACGGCGGCGATCGCGCGGGGGACTGCAATGATAGACCGCCATCGGTGCATACGGTGTTTCTGCTGCCACGAAATGTGTCCTGAGGGAGCCATTTCCCTGCGCCGCGGTGTCATCGCCTCCATCGCGGACCGGGCCCTCGAATGGCTATAG
- a CDS encoding UPF0164 family protein — protein MRVKIAISVFAVVFALLPAGVAWAEQDPVGTAAMMDIGVGARALGMGGAFIAVADDASAFYYNPAGLAFVEGHHVTSLYTSQYGAVNYMAFGYAQKSIGAGALLLDASSIESTDEFANVTGYFGMREYTAVAAYGAEVLPRLGVGGSVKYYSQTLPDNAGSGFTGDIGLVYDTGMVKVGAVARNVVGGVRYSSGSEDAFDRSWGVGVSAKPIEDLLLAADAVVKGDYELRAGAEYMIGHVAVRGGCSWGAGQTSLTAGLGVRFSGFSADYAYQAHNVLPDSHRLSLSIAF, from the coding sequence ATGCGAGTCAAGATAGCGATATCGGTGTTTGCGGTGGTTTTCGCCCTGTTGCCCGCAGGGGTGGCGTGGGCCGAGCAAGACCCCGTCGGCACAGCTGCTATGATGGACATCGGGGTGGGCGCGAGAGCCCTCGGGATGGGCGGGGCGTTCATCGCCGTGGCAGACGACGCGTCGGCGTTCTACTACAACCCCGCTGGTCTCGCGTTCGTGGAGGGGCATCACGTCACATCGCTCTATACTAGCCAGTATGGAGCGGTGAACTACATGGCCTTCGGATACGCTCAAAAGAGCATAGGGGCGGGAGCACTTCTGCTTGACGCGTCCTCCATAGAGAGCACCGACGAATTCGCCAACGTCACCGGTTATTTCGGGATGCGCGAGTACACGGCAGTCGCCGCGTACGGCGCCGAGGTGCTCCCCAGACTGGGTGTGGGCGGGTCCGTCAAGTACTACTCACAAACCCTGCCCGACAATGCGGGGTCCGGGTTCACGGGAGACATAGGCCTTGTGTACGACACAGGGATGGTAAAGGTTGGCGCTGTTGCCCGCAACGTGGTCGGAGGCGTACGCTACAGCAGCGGCAGCGAGGACGCCTTCGATCGCTCGTGGGGCGTTGGAGTCTCCGCGAAGCCGATCGAAGACCTCCTGCTCGCTGCTGACGCTGTCGTGAAAGGCGACTACGAGCTGCGCGCCGGCGCGGAGTACATGATCGGCCACGTAGCCGTGCGAGGCGGGTGTTCCTGGGGCGCGGGGCAAACCTCGCTCACGGCGGGCTTGGGCGTCAGGTTCAGCGGTTTCTCCGCGGACTACGCTTACCAGGCCCACAACGTGCTGCCCGACAGCCACAGGCTGTCGCTCAGCATCGCGTTCTAG
- a CDS encoding T9SS type A sorting domain-containing protein encodes MRFEYDRVGDDEGFNLIAKDQPNTGEFQWDTSQVKKGGLYKVRVVAVDPDGASGQATSGEFTIVVLFRMVVASPNPVSDRVRFFYDIQSNGTLYVYDIAGRLVHTADLASNVNVYEWDLTSGGRPIANGLYLYLVVTEDGDRSEVGRLVVSR; translated from the coding sequence ATGAGGTTCGAGTACGACCGCGTCGGAGACGACGAGGGCTTCAACCTCATTGCGAAAGACCAGCCCAACACCGGCGAGTTCCAGTGGGATACCTCGCAGGTCAAGAAGGGAGGCCTTTACAAAGTGAGGGTCGTCGCCGTCGACCCGGATGGCGCGTCCGGCCAGGCGACGAGCGGCGAGTTCACGATCGTCGTTCTCTTCCGCATGGTGGTCGCCTCTCCGAATCCGGTCTCGGACCGCGTGAGGTTCTTCTACGACATTCAAAGCAACGGGACCTTATACGTCTACGACATCGCTGGCAGGCTCGTGCACACCGCAGACCTCGCCAGCAATGTCAACGTATACGAATGGGACCTCACGTCCGGCGGAAGGCCGATAGCGAACGGGCTGTACCTCTACCTGGTCGTGACCGAGGACGGCGATAGGTCCGAAGTAGGACGGCTTGTCGTAAGCCGCTAG